One Pseudomonas sp. FP1742 genomic window carries:
- the mrdA gene encoding penicillin-binding protein 2: MPEPIPIKDHEKETRLVNKRLMACALFVAAITCALVVRMYVLQVVEFDYHSTISENNRVHVLPITPTRGLIYDRNGVLLADNRPSFNLTITRERASDVKGELDEVVNLLHLPAEDRTLFDKAMKQARHPFVPVTLFYELSEEQIAVLAVNEFRLPGIDVEPQFVRHYPMGAHFAHSIGYVGRINEKESKALDTVEYRGTQSIGKTGIEKFYESELHGHVGYEEVETNAQGRVLRVLKHTDPIPGKNIVLSLDVKLQEAAEEALGDRRGSVVALDPSTGEVLAMVSKPSFDPNLFVTGISFKEYAALHDSIDRPLFNRVLRGLYAPGSTIKPEVAIAGLDAGVVTPQTRVFDPGYYQLPDFDHKYRNWNHSGDGWVDMDAAIMRSNDTYFYDLAHKLGIDRLHDYMAMFGLGEKVSLDMFEESPGLMPSQAWKRATRRQAWFPGETVILGIGQGYMQVTPLQLAQATALIANKGVWNRPHLAKTVDGVAPVDEHPMPNILLKDPRDWEQVNHGMQMVMHDARGIARAAAAGAQYRIAGKSGTAQVVAIKQGERYNRAKTLERNRDNALFVGFAPAEHPKIVISVMIENGEAGGRVAGPVVRQIMDAWLLDQDGHLKPQYAAPSKAPGDPHV; encoded by the coding sequence ATGCCCGAACCGATACCGATCAAGGACCACGAAAAAGAGACGCGCCTGGTCAACAAAAGACTGATGGCGTGCGCCTTGTTCGTCGCCGCCATTACTTGCGCGCTGGTGGTGCGCATGTACGTCCTGCAAGTCGTCGAGTTTGACTATCACTCGACGATCTCTGAAAACAACCGCGTCCATGTCCTGCCGATCACTCCAACTCGCGGGCTGATCTACGACCGCAATGGTGTGCTCCTGGCAGACAACCGGCCCAGCTTCAACCTGACCATCACTCGCGAACGCGCTTCCGATGTCAAAGGAGAGCTGGATGAAGTGGTCAACCTCCTGCATCTGCCGGCTGAGGACCGTACGCTGTTCGACAAGGCGATGAAGCAGGCCAGGCACCCCTTCGTGCCGGTCACGCTGTTCTATGAACTCAGCGAAGAACAGATCGCCGTGCTTGCAGTCAATGAGTTCCGTCTCCCTGGAATCGATGTAGAGCCGCAGTTCGTTCGCCACTACCCCATGGGCGCGCACTTTGCCCATTCGATCGGCTACGTCGGTCGCATTAACGAAAAAGAATCCAAAGCCCTGGACACGGTCGAGTACCGTGGCACCCAATCCATCGGCAAGACCGGTATCGAGAAATTCTACGAGTCAGAATTGCACGGCCATGTGGGGTACGAAGAAGTCGAAACCAATGCCCAGGGCCGCGTGCTGCGAGTGCTCAAGCACACCGATCCGATCCCAGGCAAAAACATCGTCCTGAGCCTCGACGTCAAACTTCAGGAAGCCGCCGAGGAGGCGTTGGGCGATCGTCGTGGCTCGGTGGTCGCGCTCGATCCGTCGACTGGCGAAGTGTTGGCCATGGTCAGCAAGCCAAGTTTTGATCCGAATTTGTTTGTGACCGGCATCAGCTTCAAGGAATACGCGGCGTTGCATGATTCCATCGACAGGCCGCTGTTCAACCGAGTACTGCGCGGGCTCTACGCGCCGGGCTCGACCATCAAGCCGGAAGTGGCAATCGCAGGCCTCGACGCCGGGGTGGTCACCCCGCAGACCCGTGTCTTCGATCCGGGTTATTACCAACTCCCGGACTTCGATCACAAGTACCGTAACTGGAACCACAGCGGCGATGGCTGGGTGGACATGGACGCGGCGATCATGCGCTCAAACGACACCTACTTCTACGATCTGGCCCACAAACTGGGCATCGACCGTCTGCACGACTACATGGCGATGTTCGGCCTTGGCGAGAAGGTCTCGCTGGATATGTTCGAAGAGTCTCCCGGTCTGATGCCGTCCCAGGCCTGGAAGCGCGCCACGCGCCGTCAGGCATGGTTCCCCGGCGAGACAGTGATCCTCGGCATCGGCCAGGGCTACATGCAGGTCACCCCCCTGCAACTGGCCCAGGCCACCGCGCTGATTGCCAACAAAGGCGTGTGGAATCGCCCGCACCTGGCCAAGACCGTGGACGGTGTCGCACCGGTGGACGAGCATCCGATGCCGAACATCCTGCTCAAGGATCCGCGTGACTGGGAGCAGGTCAACCACGGCATGCAGATGGTGATGCACGACGCGCGCGGGATTGCCCGGGCGGCAGCGGCGGGGGCCCAGTACCGCATTGCTGGCAAAAGCGGTACCGCGCAAGTGGTGGCGATCAAGCAGGGCGAGCGCTACAACCGGGCGAAAACCCTTGAGCGCAACCGCGACAATGCCTTGTTCGTCGGTTTTGCCCCGGCCGAACATCCGAAGATTGTCATCTCGGTGATGATCGAAAACGGCGAGGCCGGTGGTCGCGTCGCCGGCCCTGTGGTAAGGCAAATCATGGATGCCTGGTTACTCGATCAGGACGGCCACCTGAAGCCGCAATACGCCGCTCCAAGCAAAGCCCCGGGTGACCCTCACGTTTAA
- a CDS encoding 2-hydroxychromene-2-carboxylate isomerase — MSKTVEFFFDLGSPATYLAYTQLPKICAQTDSQLIYRPMLLGGVFKATGNASPVTIPAKGRYMFQDLDRYARRYGVPLKFNPHFPINTLMLMRAVTGMQMRHPERFQAFIDCLFHALWVEGRSLDDPATVAAVLTQNNFDPNEVLALTADENVKAGLKQNTDEAVQRGVFGAPSMFVGNQLFFGQDRLDFVLEALRVQ; from the coding sequence ATGAGCAAAACCGTGGAGTTCTTTTTCGACCTCGGCAGCCCCGCCACCTACCTGGCCTACACCCAACTGCCAAAGATCTGCGCGCAAACTGATAGTCAGCTGATCTACAGGCCGATGCTGCTGGGCGGCGTCTTCAAAGCCACTGGCAACGCCTCCCCGGTAACCATTCCGGCCAAAGGTCGCTACATGTTTCAGGACCTGGATCGCTATGCCAGACGCTATGGTGTGCCGCTGAAGTTCAACCCGCACTTCCCCATCAATACCCTGATGCTGATGCGCGCTGTCACAGGAATGCAAATGCGTCATCCGGAACGCTTCCAGGCGTTTATCGATTGCCTGTTTCATGCCCTGTGGGTGGAAGGACGCAGCCTTGATGATCCCGCGACCGTTGCCGCCGTGCTGACGCAAAACAATTTCGATCCGAATGAGGTGCTGGCGCTGACCGCCGATGAGAACGTCAAAGCCGGCCTCAAGCAGAACACCGACGAAGCGGTACAACGCGGTGTATTCGGCGCACCGAGCATGTTTGTCGGGAATCAGCTGTTCTTCGGCCAGGACCGACTGGACTTCGTCCTTGAAGCCCTGCGTGTGCAATAG
- a CDS encoding SDR family oxidoreductase, with product MTPAIDNKKIVLVVGAGDATGGAIAKRFAREGYVACVTRRRADKLQPLVDAITTHGGEAHGFACDARKEENVIALIEQIETEIGPIEAFVFNIGANVPCSILEESARKYFKIWEMACFSGFLNAREVARRMVTRQRGTILFTGATAGLRGASGFAAFAGAKHGIRALAQSMARELGPMNIHVAHVVVDGAIDTDFIRDSFPEKYATKDQDGILNPEHIAENYWYLHSQPRDAWTFELDLRPWSERW from the coding sequence ATGACCCCCGCTATCGATAACAAGAAAATCGTATTGGTCGTCGGCGCAGGCGATGCCACCGGTGGCGCCATTGCCAAACGTTTTGCCCGGGAAGGTTACGTCGCCTGCGTCACGCGTCGTAGAGCAGACAAACTTCAGCCACTGGTGGATGCCATCACCACCCATGGCGGCGAGGCCCACGGTTTTGCCTGCGACGCGCGCAAGGAAGAGAACGTCATTGCGCTTATCGAACAGATCGAAACCGAGATCGGCCCCATCGAAGCATTCGTTTTCAACATCGGCGCCAATGTGCCGTGCAGCATTCTGGAAGAAAGCGCCCGCAAGTATTTCAAGATTTGGGAAATGGCCTGTTTCTCAGGGTTTCTCAATGCTCGCGAAGTAGCCAGGCGCATGGTCACTCGCCAACGGGGCACGATCCTGTTCACCGGAGCCACCGCCGGCTTACGCGGTGCCTCGGGTTTTGCAGCCTTCGCCGGCGCAAAACACGGGATTCGCGCCCTGGCCCAAAGCATGGCCCGGGAACTGGGGCCGATGAACATCCATGTCGCCCATGTGGTGGTCGATGGCGCCATCGACACCGACTTTATCCGCGACAGCTTTCCAGAAAAATACGCGACCAAGGATCAGGACGGCATCCTCAATCCCGAGCACATCGCCGAAAACTATTGGTACTTGCACAGCCAGCCACGGGACGCCTGGACGTTCGAGCTGGACCTGCGCCCCTGGAGTGAACGCTGGTAA
- the rhtA gene encoding threonine/homoserine exporter RhtA → MNDHPRSLASTLFSVGLLLIAMASIQSGASLAKSMFPVVGAQGTTTLRLIFASVIMLLLLRPWRAKLTAKSLRTVIVYGMALGGMNFLFYMSLRTVPLGIAVALEFTGPLAVAIYASRRAIDFLWIALAAIGLLLLIPTGATSADIDLIGAGYALGAGVCWALYILFGQKAGADNGVQTAALGVMIAALFVAPIGIVHAGAALLTPSLIPVAIGVAILSTALPYTLEMVALTRMPARTFGTLMSIEPAIGALSGLLFLHEYLSLPQWMAILCIILASVGATMTMGSAAKPAVAAD, encoded by the coding sequence ATGAATGACCACCCCCGCAGCCTCGCCTCGACCCTGTTCTCGGTTGGCCTGCTTTTAATAGCCATGGCATCGATCCAGTCCGGAGCCTCCCTGGCCAAAAGCATGTTCCCGGTGGTCGGCGCTCAAGGGACCACTACCCTGCGGCTGATCTTCGCCAGCGTGATCATGCTGCTGCTATTGCGACCGTGGCGAGCAAAGCTCACCGCAAAATCCCTGCGCACGGTTATCGTCTACGGGATGGCGTTGGGTGGCATGAACTTCCTCTTCTATATGTCCCTGCGCACCGTCCCTTTGGGTATTGCGGTGGCCCTGGAGTTCACCGGACCATTAGCGGTCGCCATTTATGCCTCACGCCGGGCGATCGACTTTCTATGGATCGCTCTGGCAGCCATAGGTTTACTGCTGTTGATTCCCACAGGCGCCACGAGTGCAGACATTGATCTGATCGGCGCAGGTTATGCCCTTGGTGCTGGAGTCTGCTGGGCGTTGTACATTCTGTTCGGCCAGAAGGCCGGTGCCGACAACGGCGTTCAGACCGCCGCATTGGGCGTGATGATTGCCGCACTGTTCGTGGCCCCCATCGGCATCGTCCACGCTGGCGCTGCATTGCTGACACCTTCGCTGATCCCCGTGGCAATCGGGGTCGCCATTCTGTCCACCGCCCTGCCCTACACCCTGGAGATGGTCGCCCTTACACGGATGCCCGCCCGGACCTTCGGTACCTTAATGAGCATCGAACCCGCAATAGGCGCGTTGTCCGGCCTGTTGTTCCTCCACGAATACCTTTCCCTGCCACAGTGGATGGCTATCCTGTGCATCATTCTGGCATCCGTCGGCGCGACCATGACCATGGGGAGCGCCGCCAAGCCAGCAGTCGCGGCAGATTGA